The Leeia speluncae genome includes the window AAATTAGACCAAAAGAAATTTGATGAGGCATTATCAAATTTAAATGCAATAACTACAGATGGCCTGAAAGGATTGGTCAGCTTTCAAAAAGGTGATGTGCTACTTGCTAAAAATGACAAAGCAGGTGCAAAAACATCGTTTCGCTTGGCTTTAGAGCAATTGGATCAGGCTGATCCATTGAGATCAGTCGTTGAGATGAAAATCGACTCCTTAGGAGGCTTGTAATGCGTTTACGCGCTAGTTTGGTAATAGTGGCAGCTGCATTGGTAACTTTGTCAGGATGTTCTTCATGGACATCTGGTGAACGAGCAAACCCACCTAGTCCTTTGACAGACTTTGTGGCCCAGGCTGAAGTTAAAACAGTTATGCAAACTAGTGTTGGTGCCAACGGTGTATATTCATTTACACCCGCAATTAGTGCTAGCAAAGTTTTTGCAACCGGTTCAGATGGGCAAATCAAGCAACTTGGTAGCAGTTTTTCAATTGCAACAGGTCAACAATTGTCATCTGGTGTTGGTGCTGGGCAAGGTCGTATCGCCGTTGTTACTACCCAAGGATCCTTATTGACTTATGATGAAGATGGTAAGCTGGTTTGGAAGGCAGATGTTGGCTCGCAAGTGCTAGCTGCACCAACGATCGCAGCAAACACGGTATTTGTGCGTACGGGTGATGGAAGTTTTGTCGGTTTTGACTTATTTTCTGGTAACAAAAAATGGATGGTGCCACGAACCCAGCCTGCCTTGTTATTAAGAAATTTTGCTCCAGCTGCCGTGATAGACTCAGTGGCTTTTGTAGGTACTGCTGGTGGTCGTTTGGTGGCTATCGAATTAAGCAAGGGCACAGTGTTATGGGAAAGTATAATTGCTCAGCCTAGAGGGGCCACCGATTTAGAGCGTATGTCCGATATTACTAGCACGCCTGCTGTGAATGCTGATTCTGTATGTGCAGTTGCCTATCAAGGAAAAGTGGCGTGTTACGAAGCAAAGTCTGGGCAGTTAAAATGGTCCCGAGATGTTGGAAGTGAAAAAGGTGTTGCTTTAGATTTTAAAAATCTTTATGTAACTGATACAAGTGGTGTTGTGTATGCTTATGATAAAGACTCTGGCGCAAGCGTTTGGAAGAATGACAAGCTAAAGTATCGTGACGTGAGTGGACCTGCCGTGCTTGGTAGATATGTATCCGTAGCTGATTCAGAAGGGTACTTACACGTATTATCTAGAGATAATGGCCAAATTATTGGTAGACAACAATTAGATGGCAGTGCGGTAGTTGCACAGCCTTTGGTGAAAGATGAAACATTCATTGTTCAAACGGTGAATGGAAATGTATATGGATTGGGTATCCGTTAAGGGTTACCAAACAAAAGAATGAAGCCTACTTTAGTTTTAGTTGGTCGCCCTAATGTCGGGAAGTCAACATTATTTAATCGTTTAACAAAAACACGAGATGCCTTGGTTGCTGATTTGCCTGGTTTAACTCGTGATAGGCATTATGGCAACGGTAAAGTTGGCAATAAGTCTTATCTAGTCGTTGATACTGGAGGTTTTGAGCCGGTCGTCAAAGATGGCATTATGCATGAAATGGCTAGGCAGACGTTACAAGCAGTAGACGAAGCCGATGTGATTTTATTTATTGTTGATGCGCGTCAGGGTCTTACCCCACAAGATAAGCAAATTGCCGATCAACTACGTAAAACAGGCCGAAAAGTTTGGTTGGCAGTGAATAAAGCCGAAGGTATGGCGCGTTCAGTGGTCACAGCCGAGTTTTATGAGCTTGGACTTGGCGATCCGATGGCCATTTCTGCAGCGCATGGGGATGGGTTACGTGAGTTGATTGATGTTGTGCTGGGTGACTTTCCTGAGGCATCAGCAGAAGAAGACCCCGATCACCCTAAAATTGCGATCATTGGACGCCCTAATGTTGGAAAATCAACATTAGTGAACAGAATTTTAGGTGAAGAACGTGTCATTGCATTTGATGCGCCTGGAACAACTAGAGATAGTATCTATATCGATTTTGAGCGAGAAGGCAAGCCATATACAATTATTGATACTGCTGGCGTTCGTAAAAAAGGCAAAGTGACTGAGGCAATAGAGAAGTTCTCGGTTATTAAAACGTTGCAAGCGGTAGAGGATGCAAACGTTGCTGTTTTGGTTTTAGATGCACGCCAAGAAATTTCTGATCAGGATGCCTCACTTGCTGGGTTTATCTTGGAGTGTGGTCGTGCCCTTGTCATTGCTGTTAACAAATGGGATAACTTACCAGAAGATCAGCGTACAAGAATTAAATATGAATTGGAAAGAAAGTTAAGTTTCTTGGCATTTGCTAAGTTACACTTTATTTCAGCATTGCAAGGTAATGGTGTTGGCGGATTATTTGCTTCTATTGACAAGGCCTACTCTTCTGCAATGGCGAAACTAGCGACACCTAAATTAATCAGGGCGCTTCAATTGGCTGTAGAGAAGCAACAGCCTCCACGAGCGGGGATGTTTAGACCAAAGCTACGTTATGCTCACCAAGGGGGAAGTAATCCACCTGTTGTCGTTGTGCATGGTACTTCGCTGGAGCATATTCCAGACAGTTATTGGAGATACCTAGAGCATACATTTGTCAAAATGTTCCAGCTCGAAGGCACGCCATTAAGCGTACAATATAAACGTAATGACAATCCGTTTGCACCAAAAGATCCTGTGATTCCAGGTCGAACTTCAAGCCAACCAGGCGCAAGAAGAAAACCAAAGCCTGAATCAAAAGTGAAAGTGCAATCGAGAACTAAAAAGAGATAACAAAATTGAATTGATAAATTGTGGTTATTCAGCCTAATTTATCTAATTGAAGTGAATTAATCTTTGTATTTTCGGTCAGATAGATTACATTTAAAAATGTAAGCCGATGATCGGTATAATTTAAATCAGAACATTGACATGGAGTCAAAACATGAGTGGCAAAGGG containing:
- the bamB gene encoding outer membrane protein assembly factor BamB; amino-acid sequence: MRLRASLVIVAAALVTLSGCSSWTSGERANPPSPLTDFVAQAEVKTVMQTSVGANGVYSFTPAISASKVFATGSDGQIKQLGSSFSIATGQQLSSGVGAGQGRIAVVTTQGSLLTYDEDGKLVWKADVGSQVLAAPTIAANTVFVRTGDGSFVGFDLFSGNKKWMVPRTQPALLLRNFAPAAVIDSVAFVGTAGGRLVAIELSKGTVLWESIIAQPRGATDLERMSDITSTPAVNADSVCAVAYQGKVACYEAKSGQLKWSRDVGSEKGVALDFKNLYVTDTSGVVYAYDKDSGASVWKNDKLKYRDVSGPAVLGRYVSVADSEGYLHVLSRDNGQIIGRQQLDGSAVVAQPLVKDETFIVQTVNGNVYGLGIR
- the der gene encoding ribosome biogenesis GTPase Der; amino-acid sequence: MKPTLVLVGRPNVGKSTLFNRLTKTRDALVADLPGLTRDRHYGNGKVGNKSYLVVDTGGFEPVVKDGIMHEMARQTLQAVDEADVILFIVDARQGLTPQDKQIADQLRKTGRKVWLAVNKAEGMARSVVTAEFYELGLGDPMAISAAHGDGLRELIDVVLGDFPEASAEEDPDHPKIAIIGRPNVGKSTLVNRILGEERVIAFDAPGTTRDSIYIDFEREGKPYTIIDTAGVRKKGKVTEAIEKFSVIKTLQAVEDANVAVLVLDARQEISDQDASLAGFILECGRALVIAVNKWDNLPEDQRTRIKYELERKLSFLAFAKLHFISALQGNGVGGLFASIDKAYSSAMAKLATPKLIRALQLAVEKQQPPRAGMFRPKLRYAHQGGSNPPVVVVHGTSLEHIPDSYWRYLEHTFVKMFQLEGTPLSVQYKRNDNPFAPKDPVIPGRTSSQPGARRKPKPESKVKVQSRTKKR